One stretch of Vibrio kanaloae DNA includes these proteins:
- a CDS encoding beta-phosphoglucomutase family hydrolase: protein MKIDLTMYEGLIFDMDGTLIDTMPAHVKAWQKTAEQFGFHFEASWLHSLGGMPSYKIAGEVNSKYGLSLDPHAVSTFKMAAFAAIEDKGDVIPCTHSLLLEYLGDKKIAVGTGSQRKSAEQLLEKTDILNKLDILVTASDVKNHKPNPDTFLDACLGMGLRPKQCVVFEDTNLGKQAAHAADMDCILVVEGNQLEFYPAPD from the coding sequence ATGAAAATAGATTTGACGATGTATGAAGGGTTGATCTTTGATATGGATGGTACGTTAATCGATACAATGCCTGCTCATGTCAAAGCATGGCAAAAAACGGCAGAGCAGTTCGGATTTCATTTCGAAGCGTCTTGGCTACATAGTTTAGGTGGTATGCCGAGTTATAAGATCGCCGGTGAAGTGAACAGTAAGTATGGTTTATCACTCGACCCCCACGCGGTGTCGACATTTAAAATGGCTGCGTTTGCGGCAATTGAAGACAAAGGAGACGTTATCCCTTGTACCCATTCTTTGTTGTTAGAATACTTAGGCGACAAGAAAATTGCGGTAGGGACGGGCAGTCAGCGTAAAAGCGCTGAACAATTGCTAGAGAAAACGGACATCTTGAATAAGCTTGATATTTTGGTAACAGCGAGCGACGTTAAGAATCATAAGCCAAACCCTGACACTTTCTTGGATGCATGTTTAGGAATGGGTTTGCGGCCAAAGCAGTGTGTTGTATTTGAAGATACCAATCTTGGTAAGCAGGCGGCGCACGCTGCGGACATGGATTGCATTCTAGTGGTGGAAGGTAATCAATTAGAGTTTTATCCAGCACCAGACTAA
- the arfB gene encoding alternative ribosome rescue aminoacyl-tRNA hydrolase ArfB yields the protein MLQISNSVSIQDWEIQLTAIRAQGAGGQNVNKVSSAIHLRFDIKHSTLSDFYKEKLLAYKDSRITKEGVIIIKAQQYRTQEQNRDDALVRLKELILEATKVQKVRRATKPTKGSQKRRLESKKQRSTTKQLRGKIS from the coding sequence ATGTTACAAATATCTAACTCTGTTTCGATTCAAGACTGGGAGATCCAGTTAACAGCGATCAGAGCACAAGGGGCTGGCGGCCAAAACGTCAATAAAGTATCAAGCGCGATACATTTACGTTTTGACATTAAGCACTCCACCCTATCTGATTTCTATAAAGAGAAACTATTAGCATACAAAGATAGCCGCATCACCAAAGAGGGTGTGATTATCATTAAGGCGCAGCAATATAGAACTCAAGAACAAAACCGAGACGATGCTTTGGTGCGTTTGAAAGAACTCATCTTAGAAGCAACAAAAGTTCAAAAAGTGAGACGAGCGACAAAACCGACAAAAGGTTCTCAAAAGAGACGTTTAGAAAGTAAAAAACAAAGAAGTACCACAAAACAACTCCGAGGAAAAATCAGCTAA
- a CDS encoding helix-turn-helix domain-containing protein, translating to MSEDIYDEYPSLTLAKETLDQNIEPLKLGQRIKDIRGKLGITLEEASQRTGLARSTLSKIENEQISPTFQAMQKLAMGLQIDMPQLFEPPRKKVATGRRDLTKAGQGKPHPTPTYEHELLATELSNKKMMPFKSRVRARTFEEYSDWVRHDGEEFLMIISGDVMFYSEFYEPVPMSEGDSMYYDANMGHMLVSISTEDALILWVTAK from the coding sequence ATGTCAGAAGACATTTATGATGAGTACCCATCTTTAACGTTGGCGAAGGAAACGTTAGATCAGAATATCGAACCACTAAAGCTCGGTCAGCGTATTAAAGATATCCGCGGTAAGCTCGGGATTACGCTAGAAGAAGCAAGCCAAAGAACGGGCTTGGCACGCTCTACGCTTAGTAAAATAGAGAACGAACAAATCTCGCCAACCTTTCAAGCTATGCAAAAATTAGCGATGGGTTTGCAAATTGACATGCCACAACTCTTTGAACCGCCAAGGAAAAAAGTCGCAACAGGACGTCGTGACTTAACTAAGGCTGGTCAAGGCAAACCTCACCCAACACCGACTTATGAGCATGAATTGCTTGCGACTGAGCTTTCTAATAAGAAAATGATGCCGTTTAAAAGCCGCGTAAGAGCACGTACTTTTGAAGAGTATAGTGATTGGGTTCGTCACGACGGTGAAGAGTTCTTAATGATCATTTCGGGTGATGTGATGTTCTACTCAGAATTCTACGAACCGGTACCAATGAGCGAAGGCGATAGCATGTATTACGACGCTAATATGGGCCATATGTTGGTTTCTATCAGTACAGAAGATGCGCTCATTTTGTGGGTGACTGCAAAATAA
- the gcvH gene encoding glycine cleavage system protein GcvH, producing MDNTLKFADSHEWVKDNGDGTVTIGISEHAQEMLGDVVFVDLPDTGDEIEAGESFSLVESVKAASDIYAPISGEIVEINEELEDSPELINEESYEGGWIVKVKMSDASELNNLKDAEEYLSSIEED from the coding sequence ATGGACAATACACTAAAGTTTGCAGACAGCCACGAGTGGGTAAAAGACAACGGTGACGGTACTGTGACTATCGGTATTTCTGAGCACGCTCAAGAAATGCTAGGTGACGTTGTGTTTGTTGACCTGCCTGACACTGGAGACGAAATCGAAGCTGGCGAAAGCTTCTCTCTCGTTGAATCAGTAAAAGCAGCTTCTGATATCTACGCACCAATCTCTGGCGAAATTGTAGAAATCAACGAAGAATTAGAAGATAGCCCTGAGTTAATTAACGAAGAATCTTATGAAGGTGGTTGGATTGTTAAAGTGAAGATGTCTGATGCATCTGAACTAAACAACCTTAAAGATGCGGAAGAATACCTAAGCTCTATCGAAGAAGACTAA
- the gcvT gene encoding glycine cleavage system aminomethyltransferase GcvT, with protein MTQEHANQDLLTTPLHALHIEEGAKMVPFAGYDMPVQYPLGVKKEHLHTRDAAGLFDVSHMGQLRLHGANAAAVLESLVPVDIIDLPSGKQRYAFFTNEQGGIMDDLMVANLGDHLFVVVNAACKTQDIDHLTAHLPADVEMEVIDDRALLALQGPKASEVLARFQPSVADMLFMDVQKMDIDGVECIVSRSGYTGEDGYEISVPNDHAEALARKLTAEVEVEWIGLGARDSLRLECGLCLYGHDLDTTTTPVEASLLWGIQKVRRTDGERAGGFPGADIILDQIATKDVQRKRVGLVGQTKAPVREGAELFDAEDNKIGVVTSGTAGPNAGKPVSMAYVRTDLAVIGTEVFAEVRGKKLPMTVEKMPFVPQRYYRG; from the coding sequence ATGACTCAAGAACACGCTAATCAAGACCTACTAACAACACCACTGCATGCACTTCACATAGAAGAAGGTGCAAAAATGGTTCCTTTCGCTGGCTACGATATGCCAGTTCAGTACCCACTAGGTGTAAAAAAAGAGCACTTGCACACTCGTGATGCTGCCGGTCTTTTTGATGTTTCTCATATGGGGCAACTTCGTCTTCATGGCGCGAACGCAGCGGCTGTCTTAGAATCTTTGGTTCCTGTAGATATTATTGACCTTCCTTCTGGTAAGCAACGTTACGCGTTCTTTACTAACGAGCAGGGCGGTATCATGGACGACCTAATGGTGGCTAATTTAGGCGATCACCTGTTTGTTGTTGTAAACGCAGCTTGTAAGACACAAGATATCGATCACCTAACGGCTCACCTTCCTGCAGACGTAGAGATGGAAGTGATTGATGATCGTGCTCTATTAGCACTTCAAGGTCCTAAAGCATCGGAAGTTCTGGCTCGTTTCCAACCAAGCGTTGCCGATATGCTGTTTATGGATGTTCAAAAAATGGATATCGACGGCGTTGAATGCATCGTGAGCCGTAGTGGTTACACAGGTGAAGATGGCTACGAAATCTCCGTACCAAACGATCACGCTGAAGCTCTTGCTCGTAAACTAACTGCAGAAGTAGAAGTAGAGTGGATCGGCCTTGGCGCACGTGACTCACTTCGTCTTGAGTGTGGTCTATGTCTATATGGTCACGATCTAGATACAACAACAACGCCAGTAGAAGCTAGCCTTCTATGGGGCATTCAAAAAGTGCGTCGTACTGATGGTGAACGTGCAGGCGGTTTCCCAGGTGCTGATATCATCCTTGATCAAATCGCGACTAAAGACGTTCAACGCAAGCGTGTTGGTCTAGTGGGTCAAACTAAGGCTCCAGTACGTGAAGGCGCTGAGCTGTTCGATGCTGAAGACAACAAGATTGGCGTAGTAACAAGTGGTACTGCGGGTCCTAACGCGGGCAAGCCTGTTTCTATGGCGTACGTTCGTACTGACCTGGCGGTTATTGGCACTGAAGTATTCGCAGAAGTTCGTGGTAAGAAGCTACCAATGACAGTAGAAAAAATGCCATTCGTACCTCAACGTTACTACCGTGGTTAA
- a CDS encoding sensor domain-containing diguanylate cyclase has protein sequence MNTSIKKLISQFLCTMFALGLVPALYINSEFDRVEAQHTLNIKQSSQNQIEYSFHKLAIIVEQVSNSVPSIADSKTLLRAIKEPSIIHREVLQDLWIMLARTQQYYSQLRYLDLKGNEIFRINYRNKKATIVPTHKLQNKSDRDYFEKLSRLKIGEVISSSIDLEVENGEVVHPLTPTLRIMTPVASEGRVLGYFIANLNILEIYERLLYQINTSAAVPVILNKTGHIIMGPDLEESFGHLLESRSNKTYANLYPELWQAIQDNTSSSYFDGKNWYFHANISPKIKQFEDPIYMVLHIKNQQFSSQYQRENHAIIVQVITLTILISMISAGFVLWNKNHKKNSIESQLAKVAMNGMSALVITDRNNRIIKVNQEFTRVSGYDLEDVKGRQPSMFASGRYNQEFYIKMWSVIKQKGMWEGEVVNRRKDGSLITEILRIQTIKDSKGTIQFYVASFVDISKHKELENKLRNLSEKDALAGCWNRRKFDRELRDECSRVNRYPTREQSCLAILDIDHFKRINDRFGHDYGDRVIQTVARILQRECRETDFVARIGGEEFGVILPHTTTEEAEYVLNRLRIAISIELDNVTTVSGGITNLTDDPALNYKCADLALYEAKAAGRNNVCLFLDAEMNEIA, from the coding sequence ATGAATACAAGTATAAAAAAGCTGATCAGCCAATTTCTGTGCACTATGTTTGCCTTAGGGTTAGTACCAGCACTCTACATTAACTCTGAATTTGACAGAGTTGAAGCTCAGCACACGCTAAATATCAAACAATCCAGTCAAAACCAAATAGAATACAGCTTCCACAAGCTAGCTATTATTGTGGAACAAGTATCCAATTCAGTCCCTTCCATTGCTGATTCAAAAACGTTACTTCGCGCCATTAAAGAACCATCGATTATTCACAGAGAAGTATTGCAAGATCTTTGGATAATGTTGGCTCGTACTCAACAATATTACTCTCAGCTTCGCTACTTAGACTTAAAAGGTAATGAGATTTTCCGTATAAACTACCGCAATAAGAAAGCGACGATAGTTCCAACTCATAAGCTTCAAAATAAATCGGATCGTGACTACTTTGAAAAGCTTAGTCGCTTAAAAATAGGTGAAGTCATTTCAAGTAGCATTGATTTAGAAGTCGAAAATGGCGAAGTCGTTCACCCATTGACTCCTACATTGCGAATTATGACCCCAGTTGCTTCAGAAGGTCGTGTTCTTGGTTATTTTATTGCAAACCTGAACATTCTAGAAATCTACGAACGCCTTCTTTATCAAATCAACACATCTGCAGCCGTACCTGTAATACTCAATAAAACGGGACATATCATCATGGGGCCTGATCTTGAAGAATCATTTGGACACCTTCTTGAGTCACGCTCAAATAAAACTTACGCAAATCTTTACCCCGAACTTTGGCAAGCAATTCAAGACAACACTTCTTCTAGCTATTTTGACGGTAAAAATTGGTACTTCCATGCAAATATCAGCCCCAAGATAAAGCAATTTGAAGACCCAATATACATGGTTCTTCATATTAAAAATCAACAATTTAGTAGTCAATACCAAAGAGAAAACCACGCGATCATTGTGCAAGTTATTACACTCACAATACTAATCTCAATGATTTCAGCAGGCTTCGTGCTATGGAATAAAAACCACAAAAAGAACAGCATCGAAAGCCAATTAGCCAAAGTGGCAATGAATGGCATGTCGGCCTTAGTCATTACCGACAGAAATAATCGAATCATTAAAGTGAACCAGGAGTTTACTCGTGTAAGTGGCTACGATTTGGAAGATGTGAAAGGCCGCCAACCTTCTATGTTTGCCTCTGGCCGCTACAACCAGGAGTTCTACATTAAAATGTGGAGCGTAATCAAGCAAAAAGGCATGTGGGAAGGTGAAGTGGTGAATCGTCGTAAAGACGGATCGTTGATTACGGAAATACTTCGAATTCAAACCATCAAAGACTCAAAAGGTACCATTCAATTTTATGTCGCATCATTTGTAGATATAAGTAAACACAAAGAACTTGAGAACAAACTAAGAAATTTGAGTGAGAAAGATGCATTAGCAGGCTGTTGGAACCGACGTAAGTTCGACCGTGAACTTCGCGACGAATGCTCTCGTGTAAATCGTTATCCGACCCGAGAACAGTCTTGCTTAGCTATCTTAGATATTGACCACTTCAAACGTATTAACGATCGGTTTGGCCACGACTATGGTGATCGAGTCATTCAAACCGTCGCTCGAATATTACAAAGAGAATGTCGTGAAACCGACTTTGTCGCTCGTATTGGTGGCGAAGAGTTTGGCGTTATTTTACCTCATACAACAACTGAAGAAGCAGAGTATGTACTTAACAGGCTAAGAATAGCTATCAGCATTGAACTCGACAACGTGACAACGGTAAGCGGAGGAATCACCAACCTCACAGATGACCCTGCACTCAATTATAAGTGCGCAGACTTAGCATTATACGAGGCAAAAGCGGCAGGTCGAAATAATGTGTGTTTGTTCCTAGACGCTGAAATGAACGAGATCGCCTAG
- a CDS encoding S1 family peptidase, with protein sequence MNEIHPVSPIRKAVLGLLAPLIYTSNVMAVESTVEMTADVGVTPYIVNGSDASVSEFSSMASLFIDRIDYDGVYSTGPYCGATILNPTHILTAAHCIYGDEEGQLFTSVVPQLEDTSQFPNGNIQKARVSEVYYRSDYSNALSDLLRNDVAVLKLESALNIDSVNDVVKRPFDESYRVGVNNFVAVGHGDTRSGFDGTTILQRAPLNYVDNPTCAKVFNGGSALTSNQICFVGNYSTFTKLYGGTCQGDSGGPVYWKDGTDYRQVGITSFGPETCGGSSAVTSVFTEILDYKVWIDSVIAGNETAKFVATDAKRTAYVNALNSSGSGSSGGSVSFGLLGVLILLGGARRAILR encoded by the coding sequence ATGAATGAGATCCATCCAGTTAGTCCGATTCGTAAAGCCGTTTTAGGGCTCTTAGCGCCATTAATCTATACATCAAATGTTATGGCAGTAGAAAGCACGGTCGAAATGACTGCTGACGTAGGGGTGACACCTTATATTGTGAATGGTAGTGACGCTTCAGTCAGTGAATTTTCTTCAATGGCGAGCTTGTTCATTGACCGTATCGATTACGATGGCGTCTATTCAACAGGCCCTTATTGTGGTGCGACAATTTTAAATCCAACGCATATTTTAACCGCTGCGCACTGTATTTACGGTGATGAAGAAGGGCAGCTGTTTACTTCAGTTGTCCCTCAACTGGAAGACACTTCCCAATTCCCTAACGGTAACATTCAAAAAGCACGAGTTTCAGAAGTTTACTATCGCAGTGACTATTCAAATGCGTTGAGCGATCTATTACGTAATGATGTTGCTGTTCTCAAGCTAGAAAGCGCACTGAACATCGATTCAGTTAACGATGTGGTTAAGCGTCCTTTCGATGAGAGTTACCGTGTTGGTGTTAATAACTTTGTTGCTGTTGGGCATGGTGATACACGTTCAGGCTTTGATGGCACAACGATATTACAGAGAGCGCCATTAAATTATGTAGATAACCCTACATGTGCAAAAGTATTCAATGGTGGTTCAGCACTGACGAGTAATCAAATTTGTTTTGTTGGTAACTATAGTACCTTCACTAAGTTATACGGCGGTACTTGCCAGGGGGATTCTGGTGGTCCTGTTTACTGGAAAGATGGTACTGATTATAGACAGGTAGGTATTACCAGTTTTGGACCTGAAACATGTGGTGGCAGCTCTGCTGTAACGTCTGTATTTACGGAAATATTAGACTACAAAGTTTGGATCGACAGTGTTATTGCTGGTAACGAAACTGCTAAGTTTGTTGCTACTGACGCCAAACGAACGGCTTATGTGAATGCGCTAAATTCATCTGGTTCTGGTAGCAGTGGTGGTAGCGTATCGTTTGGTTTGCTTGGTGTGTTGATATTACTTGGTGGCGCAAGAAGAGCAATATTACGTTAA
- a CDS encoding serine hydroxymethyltransferase — MNAYQNHSLDSFFTTNLSGTDDAVFAGIQAENTRQNEQIELIASENIVSKAVMQAQGTCLTNKYAEGYPGRRYYGGCEHVDTVEAIAIERAKQLFKCEYANVQPHSGAQANGAVKLALLQPGDTILGMSLDAGGHLTHGARPAMSGKWFNAVQYGVDRDTLEIDYEAVRALAIESQPKMIIAGGSAIPRVIDFAKFRDIADEVGAILMVDMAHIAGLIATGAHPSPLPHAHVVTTTTHKTLRGPRGGMILTNHEDINKKINSAVFPGLQGGPLMHVIAAKAVAFGEALGPEFSTYIDSVIDNAKVLAEVLQTRGCDIVTGGTDTHLMLVDLRPKGLKGNVTEEALERAGITCNKNGIPFDTEKPMITSGIRLGTPAGTSRGFGTEEFKLIGEWIGDVLDGLVESPEGNAEVEQRVRKQVKELCKRFPLYR; from the coding sequence ATGAACGCTTACCAAAACCATAGCTTAGACAGCTTTTTCACTACGAACTTATCTGGTACTGACGACGCCGTATTTGCTGGCATCCAAGCAGAGAACACTCGTCAAAACGAACAAATCGAACTTATTGCTTCTGAGAACATCGTTTCTAAAGCAGTAATGCAAGCTCAAGGCACTTGCCTAACTAACAAATACGCAGAAGGTTACCCAGGCCGTCGTTACTACGGTGGTTGTGAGCACGTAGATACCGTTGAAGCTATCGCGATTGAGCGCGCTAAACAGCTTTTCAAATGCGAATACGCAAACGTACAGCCTCACTCTGGCGCTCAAGCAAACGGCGCGGTTAAACTTGCGCTACTTCAACCTGGCGATACTATCCTAGGTATGTCTCTTGACGCTGGTGGTCACCTAACACACGGTGCGCGTCCTGCAATGTCTGGTAAATGGTTCAACGCAGTTCAATACGGTGTAGACCGCGACACTCTAGAAATCGATTACGAAGCAGTTCGCGCTTTAGCTATCGAAAGCCAACCTAAAATGATTATTGCTGGTGGTAGTGCTATTCCACGCGTTATTGATTTCGCTAAGTTCCGCGACATCGCTGACGAAGTTGGCGCTATCCTAATGGTCGATATGGCACATATCGCGGGTCTTATCGCGACAGGTGCTCACCCTAGCCCACTACCTCACGCACACGTTGTAACTACAACAACACACAAAACACTTCGTGGTCCACGCGGCGGTATGATTCTGACTAACCACGAAGACATCAACAAAAAGATCAATTCTGCAGTGTTCCCTGGCCTACAAGGCGGCCCACTTATGCACGTTATCGCAGCTAAAGCAGTGGCGTTTGGTGAAGCACTTGGCCCTGAATTTAGTACTTATATTGATTCAGTGATCGACAACGCAAAAGTTCTTGCTGAAGTATTGCAAACTCGCGGTTGTGACATTGTGACTGGCGGTACAGACACGCACCTGATGTTGGTTGACCTTCGCCCTAAGGGCTTGAAAGGTAACGTAACTGAAGAAGCATTAGAGCGTGCAGGGATCACATGTAACAAAAATGGTATACCATTCGATACAGAGAAGCCTATGATTACTTCTGGTATTCGTTTAGGTACGCCAGCTGGAACCAGTCGTGGTTTTGGCACTGAAGAATTCAAACTTATCGGTGAATGGATCGGTGATGTACTTGATGGCTTAGTTGAAAGCCCTGAAGGCAACGCTGAAGTTGAGCAACGTGTTCGCAAACAAGTTAAAGAGCTTTGCAAGCGCTTCCCTCTTTACCGTTAA